In one Vidua chalybeata isolate OUT-0048 chromosome 4, bVidCha1 merged haplotype, whole genome shotgun sequence genomic region, the following are encoded:
- the HAND2 gene encoding heart- and neural crest derivatives-expressed protein 2 produces the protein MSLVGGFPHHPVVHHEGYPFAAAAAAAAAAATRCGHEENPYFHGWLISSHPEMSPPDYSMALSYSPEYANGAPGMDHSHYGGVPPGNGPPGLGGPRPVKRRGTANRKERRRTQSINSAFAELRECIPNVPADTKLSKIKTLRLATSYIAYLMDLLAKDDQNGEAEAFKAEIKKTDVKEEKRKKELNEILKSTVSSNDKKTKGRTGWPQHVWALELKQ, from the exons ATGAGTCTAGTGGGCGGCTTCCCCCACCACCCGGTGGTGCACCATGAGGGCTACCCTTTcgctgccgccgctgctgccgctgccgccgccgccacccGCTGTGGCCACGAGGAGAACCCCTACTTCCACGGCTGGCTCATCAGCAGCCACCCGGAGATGTCCCCCCCCGACTACAGCATGGCTCTGTCCTACAGCCCTGAGTACGCCAACGGGGCGCCGGGCATGGACCACTCCCATTACGGGGGGGTGCCGCCCGGGAACGGCCCGCCCGGGCTCGGGGGGCCCCGGCCGGTGAAACGCAGGGGCACGGCGAACCGCAAGGAGCGGCGCAGGACTCAGAGCATCAACAGCGCCTTCGCGGAGCTGAGGGAGTGCATCCCCAACGTGCCCGCAGACACCAAGCTCTCCAAGATCAAAACCCTCCGTCTGGCCACCAGCTACATCGCCTACCTCATGGACCTGCTGGCGAAGGACGACCAGAACGGGGAGGCGGAGGCTTTCAAGGCAGAGATCAAGAAGACAGACgtgaaggaagagaagaggaagaaagagctG AATGAAATCTTGAAAAGCACAGTTAGCAGCAACGATAAGAAAACCAAAGGGAGGACTGGCTGGCCGCAGCATGTCTGGGCTTTGGAGCTCAAGCAGTAA